A single Mytilus trossulus isolate FHL-02 chromosome 12, PNRI_Mtr1.1.1.hap1, whole genome shotgun sequence DNA region contains:
- the LOC134693270 gene encoding lithostathine-like, whose amino-acid sequence MSLFIVLTIVLGLCHQVYSQSDLSTCPTRIRTLKHVRVYTDACLLFVEHELSWDDARKSCRSLGGDLVTVKDATKEKFILDSLRLEHWNAANVWIGATDRAKEGDWRWIDGSHVAYGHFAKGQGNNHNTGFLFAGGSNEDCALIKRSDGGLWHDYPCHPIVGNLGYHYSYACEFHRTTMAPTTITMEPTTTTMVPTTTTMATTSTTIETMAPSTANPNIETPAPTTYNPNVETPAPTTANPNIETPAPTTSMPNVETPAPTTMANIETPAPTTLPNVETPAPTQPNIETPLPTTANNIIVGNNTVIIGKK is encoded by the exons ATGTCGTTGTTCATAGTTTTGACCATTGTACTTGGCCTTTGTCATCAAGTCTACAGTCAATCAG ATTTATCAACATGTCCAACCCGAATTCGGACTTTGAAACACGTACGGGTCTATACAGATGCATGTTTACTGTTTGTCGAACATGAATTGTCGTGGGACGATGCTCGTAAAAGCTGCAGGAGCCTTGGAGGAGATTTAGTAACGGTAAAAGAtgctacaaaagaaaaattcatTTTGGATTCCTTAAGATTGGAGCATTGGAATGCAGCTAATGTGTGGATTGGTGCTACAGACAGGGCAAAAGAAGGCGACTGGCGATGGATAGACG GAAGTCATGTGGCATACGGGCATTTTGCAAAAGGACAGGGTAACAATCACAACACAGGATTTTTATTTGCTGGTGGTTCAAACGAAGACTGTGCACTGATTAAACGAAGTGATGGTGGCCTCTGGCATGATTATCCGTGTCATCCGATCGTAGGGAACTTAGGATATCATTACAGTTATGCCTGTGAATTCC ACAGGACTACGATGGCGCCGACTACGATAACTATGGAGCCGACAACAACTACTATGGTGCCGACAACGACTACCATGGCGACGACATCGACTACTATTGAAACGATGGCACCATCAACAGCTAATCCTAACATAGAGACGCCAGCGCCAACAACATATAACCCTAACGTAGAGACGCCAGCGCCAACAACAGCAAATCCTAACATAGAGACGCCAGCACCAACAACATCAATGCCTAACGTAGAGACGCCAGCGCCAACAACGATGGCGAATATAGAAACACCAGCACCAACTACACTGCCCAATGTCGAGACTCCAGCCCCAACACAGCCAAACATTGAGACTCCGTTACCAACAACCGCCAATAATATTATCGTTGGCAACAATACTGTTATCattggtaaaaaatga